The following nucleotide sequence is from Komagataeibacter medellinensis NBRC 3288.
ATCCTGGCCGGCAAGAAGGACGAGGCCGTTGTCGCCCTGCGTGAGGCACAGCCGGAACTGCAGCGTGCCGTTGGTAAGGGCGTGATGCATGCCAACACGGTTGCACGTCGTATTTCCCGTCTGTCCGCACGTATCAAGTCGCTTGCTGCTGCG
It contains:
- the rpsT gene encoding 30S ribosomal protein S20 yields the protein MANTASARKRIRQNEVRNARNTARMSRVRTFVKKVETAILAGKKDEAVVALREAQPELQRAVGKGVMHANTVARRISRLSARIKSLAAA